A genomic region of Arachis hypogaea cultivar Tifrunner chromosome 5, arahy.Tifrunner.gnm2.J5K5, whole genome shotgun sequence contains the following coding sequences:
- the LOC112800201 gene encoding conserved oligomeric Golgi complex subunit 6-like: MQNQKNRRRRNSVGSEDLNRERRRRRRTKRMGTTVAGLAPGLSRKLKKVLESRTDTPDLLSSLNTLSSFYEENTPQSRRNLRSTIEKRALSINLEFIEASRPAQLALDSVENEVNALTECCDRIAKALNSCSDSTGDIINTTERLKQELETTSQRLEIVACFLRNYQLSPEEINALRDEELNENFFKALSHVQEIHANCKVLLRTHHQRAGLELMDMMAVYQEGAYERLCRWVQAECRKLGDTDNPEVSELLKTAVRYLKERSILFKYCAEEVANMRHNALFRRFISALTRGGPGGMPRPIEVHAHDPLRYVGDMLGWLHQALASERELVLVLLDPDASVDIGPTAKQFSNNPVNGSAKTESDLMFVLDRIFEGVCRPFKLRVEQVLQSQPSLIVSYKLSNTLEFYSYTIADLLGRDTALCNTLWVLKDAAQKTFFDILKGRGEKLLRYPPLVASDLSPPPAVREGVSILLEIIDTYNSMMVPASGQKPAFDPVISAILDPIIQMCEQAAEAHKSKGVGHSSRRNRMSSDSGQLTRSSVDAILSSSNPASTSQTSETPSKIFLINCLCAIQQPLSRHEVAAEYVKRLGAMIDNHLRVLVEKEVDAILRRCNLSEKMPHFHNSVHEGDNEVGTPLAEMEGTSPAILSECLKALFGLVLGSDNSLPEFEQMQVPRLRSEASIGVARSLAQAYELIYKAIMDPKNGYPDPRALARHPPNQIRTILGI, translated from the exons ATGCAAAACCAGAAGAACCGAAGAAGAAGAAACTCAGTTGGATCAGAAGATCTGAACAGAGaacggagaagaagaagaagaacgaagagAATGGGGACGACGGTGGCGGGACTTGCGCCGGGGCTTTCACGGAAGCTGAAGAAGGTTCTAGAATCGAGGACTGACACGCCGGATCTGTTGTCCTCTCTTAACACACTCTCTTCCTTCTACGAAGAGAACACTCCACAGTCGCGCCGCAATCTCCGATCCACCATCGAGAAGCGCGCTCTCTCAATCAACCTCGAGTTTATCGAAGCTTCCCGCCCCGCGCAGCTG GCTTTGGATAGCGTCGAGAACGAGGTCAATGCGCTTACTGAATGCTGCGACAG GATAGCAAAGGCTTTAAACAGTTGTAGTGATAGCACTGGTGACATTATCAACACCACAGAGAGGCTCAAACAAGAGCTTGAAACTACTAGCCAAAGACTAGAGATTGTGGCATGTTTCCTACGCAATTATCAGCTCTCCCCTGAAGAG ATAAATGCACTTAGAGATGAAGAGCTGAATGAGAACTTTTTCAAGGCACTTTCTCATGTCCAAGAGATTCACGCCAACTGCAAAGTGTTGCTTAGGACACATCATCAG CGTGCTGGTTTGGAGCTAATGGATATGATGGCTGTGTATCAAGAAGGAGCTTATGAACGCCTATGCAG GTGGGTTCAGGCAGAATGTAGAAAATTGGGTGATACTGACAATCCGGAAGTTAGTGAGCTTCTGAAAACAGCTGTGAGATACCTCAAGGAAAGATCTATCCTTTTCAAGTATTGTGCAGAAGAG GTAGCCAATATGAGACACAATGCACTTTTCAGAAGATTTATTAGTGCTCTTACACGTGGAGGACCTGGTGGAATGCCTCGACCAATCGAAGTGCATGCTCATGACCCATTAAGATATGTTGGTGATATGCTAGGCTGGTTGCATCAG GCCCTGGCATCTGAACGTGAACTTGTACTTGTTTTATTAGATCCAGATGCAAGTGTGGATATTGGACCAACAGCAAAGCAATTCTCCAATAACCCTGTGAATGGTTCTGCAAAGACAGAAAGTGACTTGATGTTTGTTCTTGATAGAATTTTCGAAGGAGTATGCAGGCCATTTAAGCTGAGAGTTGAACAAGTTTTGCAATCTCAACCGAGCTTGATAGTCTCTTACAAACTGAGTAATACCCTTGAATTTTACAGCTACACC ATTGCAGATTTACTTGGACGAGATACTGCACTATGTAATACACTATGGGTGCTGAAAGATGCTGCTCAGAAAACATTTTTTGATATTCTGAAAGGTCGAGGAGAAAAACTTCTACGATATCCCCCACTTGTAGCATCTGATCTTTCCCCGCCTCCAGCAGTTAGAGAAGGAGTATCCATACTTCTTGAAATTATTGACACCTACAACAGCATGATGGTTCCTGCTTCTGGCCAGAAACCTGCTTTTGATCCAGTTATATCTGCGATACTGGACCCAATTATTCAG ATGTGTGAACAAGCAGCAGAGGCACACAAATCAAAGGGAGTTGGTCACTCATCAAGAAGGAATAGGATGAGTTCTGACTCTGGACAACTTACTAGATCGTCAGTTGATGCAATCTTGTCAAGTAGCAATCCTGCTTCAACCTCACAG ACTAGTGAGACCCCCTCCAAGATCTTTCTCATTAACTGCTTGTGTGCTATTCAACAACCTCTATCTCGGCATGAGGTTGCTGCTGAATATGTGAAAAGGCTTGGAGCAATGATTGATAATCACTTGCGTGTTCTCGTGGAAAAAGAAGTTGATGCAATCTTAAGAAGGTGTAATTTATCTGAAAAGATGCCTCATTTCCACAATTCAGTTCACGAGGGAGACAATGAAGTTGGTACGCCATTGGCGGAGATGGAAGGCACAAGTCCAGCAATCCTTTCCGAGTGTTTGAAGGCTCTTTTTGGTCTTGTTTTGGGAAGCGATAATTCTCTGCCTGAATTTGAGCAGATGCAAGTTCCAAGGTTGCGTTCCGAAGCTTCTATAGGGGTGGCCAGGTCTCTGGCACAAGCTTATGAGCTTATCTATAAAGCAATTATGGATCCCAAGAATGGCTATCCGGATCCCAGGGCGTTGGCCAGGCATCCTCCTAATCAGATAAGAACCATTTTAGGAATATAG